A single Drosophila miranda strain MSH22 chromosome XR, D.miranda_PacBio2.1, whole genome shotgun sequence DNA region contains:
- the LOC108153246 gene encoding tubulin polymerization-promoting protein homolog isoform X1, translating to MVTEPQKHRTPRPTAMLVSVVAHRASMSEAAANGSSPSPAPATEAPVAELAQLALEEEAAPKVSFSDQFKAFSKFGDTKSDGKLITLSQSDKWMKQAKVIDKKITTTDTGIHFKKFKALKISLTDYNKFLDDLAKTRKVELSEIKQKLASCGAPGVAQVSAGKAAAAVDRLTDTSKYTGSHKERFDATGKGKGIAGRRNVVDGSGYVSGYQHKDTYDGAH from the exons ATGGTAACAGAACCACAGAAACACAGAACTCCTCGACCCACCGCAATGTTGGTCAGTGTTGTGGCCCACAG AGCCAGCATGTCTGAGGCAGCAGCAAATGGTAGCAGTCcctctcccgctcccgctACAGAGGCACCGGTGGCGGAGTTGGCCCAACTGGCactggaggaggaggcggcacCCAAAGTGAGCTTCTCGGATCAGTTCAAGGCCTTCTCCAAGTTCGGGGACACCAAGTCCGATGGGAAGCTAATCACGCTCTCGCAGAGCGACAAGTGGATGAAGCAGGCGAAGGTGATCGACAAGAAGATCACCACCACGGACACGGGCATCCACTTCAAGAAGTTCAAGGCCCTGAAGATCTCTCTGACGGACTACAACAAATTCCTTGACGATCTGGCCAAGACGAGGAAGGTGGAGCTGTCGGAGATCAAGCAGAAGCTGGCCAGCTGTGGGGCTCCGGGTGTGGCGCAGGTTTCG GCTGGAAAGGCTGCGGCAGCCGTGGACCGGCTGACGGACACCAGCAAGTATACGGGCTCCCACAAGGAGCGCTTCGATGCCACCGGCAAGGGCAAGGGCATTGCTGGCAGACGCAATGTGGTCGATGGCTCTGGCTATGTGAGCGGGTATCAGCACAAGGACACATACGATGGAGCCCACTAA
- the LOC108153246 gene encoding tubulin polymerization-promoting protein homolog isoform X2 — protein MSEAAANGSSPSPAPATEAPVAELAQLALEEEAAPKVSFSDQFKAFSKFGDTKSDGKLITLSQSDKWMKQAKVIDKKITTTDTGIHFKKFKALKISLTDYNKFLDDLAKTRKVELSEIKQKLASCGAPGVAQVSAGKAAAAVDRLTDTSKYTGSHKERFDATGKGKGIAGRRNVVDGSGYVSGYQHKDTYDGAH, from the exons ATGTCTGAGGCAGCAGCAAATGGTAGCAGTCcctctcccgctcccgctACAGAGGCACCGGTGGCGGAGTTGGCCCAACTGGCactggaggaggaggcggcacCCAAAGTGAGCTTCTCGGATCAGTTCAAGGCCTTCTCCAAGTTCGGGGACACCAAGTCCGATGGGAAGCTAATCACGCTCTCGCAGAGCGACAAGTGGATGAAGCAGGCGAAGGTGATCGACAAGAAGATCACCACCACGGACACGGGCATCCACTTCAAGAAGTTCAAGGCCCTGAAGATCTCTCTGACGGACTACAACAAATTCCTTGACGATCTGGCCAAGACGAGGAAGGTGGAGCTGTCGGAGATCAAGCAGAAGCTGGCCAGCTGTGGGGCTCCGGGTGTGGCGCAGGTTTCG GCTGGAAAGGCTGCGGCAGCCGTGGACCGGCTGACGGACACCAGCAAGTATACGGGCTCCCACAAGGAGCGCTTCGATGCCACCGGCAAGGGCAAGGGCATTGCTGGCAGACGCAATGTGGTCGATGGCTCTGGCTATGTGAGCGGGTATCAGCACAAGGACACATACGATGGAGCCCACTAA
- the LOC108153245 gene encoding alcohol dehydrogenase isoform X1, whose amino-acid sequence MSFRGKNAVVTGGAGGIGLQVSKQLLTAGAAKVAIIDIQDNLEEFVKLRAAHPTQSVMIVKMDVANKKGVEATYEEIAKTFGSIDIVVNVAGIFNDKDVQRTLLVNLGGIINSTLSALPYMSKDNGGKGGIVINMSSVVGLDPMFIIPVYGATKAGILNFTRCLANDKYYARSGIKFVTVCPGATMTDMFTNFTEKIIFPETSDETYRILDRLNKQSAADVSRCILSVLEKDKNGAVYVIEGKRVFPMEMKPQWTGKEQAL is encoded by the exons ATGTCTTTTCGTGGCAAGAATGCGGTGGTGACTGGCGGGGCCGGCGGCATAGGACTCCAGGTGTCCAAGCAGCTCCTGACGGCAGGAGCAGCG AAGGTGGCCATCATCGACATACAGGACAATCTGGAGGAGTTCGTCAAGTTGCGGGCCGCCCATCCCACGCAGAGCGTGATGATCGTCAAAATGGATGTGGCCAACAAGAAGGGCGTGGAGGCCACCTACGAGGAAATTGCCAAGACCTTTGGGAGCATCGACATTGTGGTGAACGTGGCGGGCATCTTTAATGACAAGGATGTCCAGCGCACTCTCCTCGTGAATCTGGGCGGTATCATCAACTCGACGCTGAGTGCACTGCCCTACATGAGCAAGGACAATGGCGGCAAGGGAGGCATTGTGATCAACATGAGCTCGGTGGTCGGACTGGATCCGATGTTCATCATTCCCGTCTACGGGGCCACCAAGGCGGGCATCCTCAACTTTACTCGCTGCTTGGCG AACGACAAGTACTACGCTAGATCGGGCATCAAGTTTGTTACCGTCTGCCCTGGGGCCACCATGACGGACATGTTTACCAACTTCACGGAGAAGATCATTTTCCCGGAGACGAGCGACGAGACGTACAGGATCCTCGACAGGCTCAACAAGCAGAGCGCCGCCGACGTGTCCCGCTGCATCTTGAGTGTGCTCGAGAAGGACAAGAACGGAGCGGTCTATGTCATTGAAGGCAAGCGCGTCTTCCCCATGGAAATGAAGCCCCAATGGACAGGCAAGGAACAGGCTCTCTAA
- the LOC108153245 gene encoding alcohol dehydrogenase isoform X2, which translates to MSFRGKNAVVTGGAGGIGLQVSKQLLTAGAAVAIIDIQDNLEEFVKLRAAHPTQSVMIVKMDVANKKGVEATYEEIAKTFGSIDIVVNVAGIFNDKDVQRTLLVNLGGIINSTLSALPYMSKDNGGKGGIVINMSSVVGLDPMFIIPVYGATKAGILNFTRCLANDKYYARSGIKFVTVCPGATMTDMFTNFTEKIIFPETSDETYRILDRLNKQSAADVSRCILSVLEKDKNGAVYVIEGKRVFPMEMKPQWTGKEQAL; encoded by the exons ATGTCTTTTCGTGGCAAGAATGCGGTGGTGACTGGCGGGGCCGGCGGCATAGGACTCCAGGTGTCCAAGCAGCTCCTGACGGCAGGAGCAGCG GTGGCCATCATCGACATACAGGACAATCTGGAGGAGTTCGTCAAGTTGCGGGCCGCCCATCCCACGCAGAGCGTGATGATCGTCAAAATGGATGTGGCCAACAAGAAGGGCGTGGAGGCCACCTACGAGGAAATTGCCAAGACCTTTGGGAGCATCGACATTGTGGTGAACGTGGCGGGCATCTTTAATGACAAGGATGTCCAGCGCACTCTCCTCGTGAATCTGGGCGGTATCATCAACTCGACGCTGAGTGCACTGCCCTACATGAGCAAGGACAATGGCGGCAAGGGAGGCATTGTGATCAACATGAGCTCGGTGGTCGGACTGGATCCGATGTTCATCATTCCCGTCTACGGGGCCACCAAGGCGGGCATCCTCAACTTTACTCGCTGCTTGGCG AACGACAAGTACTACGCTAGATCGGGCATCAAGTTTGTTACCGTCTGCCCTGGGGCCACCATGACGGACATGTTTACCAACTTCACGGAGAAGATCATTTTCCCGGAGACGAGCGACGAGACGTACAGGATCCTCGACAGGCTCAACAAGCAGAGCGCCGCCGACGTGTCCCGCTGCATCTTGAGTGTGCTCGAGAAGGACAAGAACGGAGCGGTCTATGTCATTGAAGGCAAGCGCGTCTTCCCCATGGAAATGAAGCCCCAATGGACAGGCAAGGAACAGGCTCTCTAA
- the LOC108153244 gene encoding probable tRNA N6-adenosine threonylcarbamoyltransferase — MVCSLGIEGSANKIGVGIIRDGEVLANVRRTYITPPGEGFLPNATAKHHREVILALVQESLKEAKIKPSDLDVICYTKGPGMAPPLLVGAIVARTLSFLWEKPLLGVNHCIGHIEMGRHITGAQNPIILYVSGGNTQVIAYSNKKYRIFGETIDIAVGNCLDRFARILKLPNDPSPGYNIEQMAKDGTKYINLPYVVKGMDVSFSGILSHIEELADPTKNPNKRKKTLEADASVAKPADLCFSLQETIFAMLVEITERAMAHCGSNEVLIVGGVGCNERLQKMMGIMCEERGGKLFAIDERYCIDNGLMIAHAGAEMFKSGSRMPFEESFVTQRYRTDEVLVTWRDD; from the exons ATGGTTTGTTCATTGGGAATTGAAGGCAGTGCCAATAAAATTGGGGTGGGAATCATTCGCGATGGCGAGGTGTTGGCCAATGTGCGCCGAACCTACATCACACCGCCAGGAGAAG GTTTTCTGCCCAATGCAACGGCCAAACATCATCGCGAGGTTATTCTTGCGCTGGTCCAGGAAAGCTTAAAAGAAGCAAAAATAAAGCCATCCGACCTGGATGTCATTTGCTACACCAAAGGCCCGGGCATGGCCCCGCCACTGCTGGTGGGGGCCATTGTGGCTCGCACTCTGTCGTTTCTGTGGGAGAAGCCGTTGCTGGGAGTGAATCACTGCATTGGCCACATCGAGATGGGACGCCACATCACGGGCGCCCAGAACCCCATCATTCTCTATGTGAGCGGCGGCAACACCCAAGTGATTGCCTATTCCAACAAGAAGTATCGCATTTTCGGAGAGACCATTGACATTGCCGTGGGGAATTGCCTGGACCGCTTTGCTCGCATCCTCAAGCTTCCCAACGACCCCAGTCCGGGCTACAACATCGAGCAGATGGCCAAGGATGGGACAAAGTACATCAATCTTCCGTATGTGGTCAAGGGCATGGACGTGAGCTTCTCAGGCATTCTGTCGCACATCGAGGAGCTGGCCGACCCCACAAAGAATCCCAACAAACGCAAGAAAACCCTGGAAGCAGATGCCTCGGTTGCCAAGCCGGCCGATCTTTGCTTCTCGCTGCAGGAGACCATCTTCGCCATGCTGGTGGAGATCACAGAGCGTGCCATGGCGCATTGCGGATCCAATGAG GTTCTCATTGTGGGCGGAGTGGGCTGCAATGAGCGTCTCCAGAAGATGATGGGGATTATGTGCGAAGAGCGTGGAGGGAAACTCTTTGCCATCGACGAACGATACTGCATTGACAACGGCCTGATGATTGCCCACGCAGGAGCCGAGATGTTCAAGTCGGGCTCTCGAATGCCGTTCGAGGAGTCCTTTGTGACGCAACGATATCGTACGGACGAGGTGCTGGTTACCTGGCGCGATGATTAG
- the LOC108152892 gene encoding coiled-coil domain-containing protein 186, with product MESAQAPPPAEKRSEEKVSTMDTSQINNHPEGETTNDSGDVEQQHLECDKIEQTAERKPTKAKADDEKPVAGDELLVEHLKAAVLQQMPVPVQDEDQSGVSMRFRDLQVQDQEQNLKKLPQNEILSHVHCLAQLEEQRRSYEQQMEQLRTSNTQKDNMMTLLQRENAILDKEKQAFRKEMDMANKEKETTVIKFAMKEKLLIDAKKEKEAVDKQLADTKKEVKNVSTRFMAIHEEKSRMTYIIDEKCNEVRKYQRECEKYKTEMSHLESKLKYHMNKLSIETEAKAALERKLEEERNAPNKLEEKANEKLRMEFEANTILLKHEITSKTEGLEKVTKEQQKQSEANKELQQQLQVLALEHTQLTEEFNRLREQHHGVEAAYSDELLNSAKLRGQLEELQLLRTQKTINEEKLSEQQARVQQLEAEAQENEADLKQLKIKKQELLTINKEMSELIVCLQNDICLAESKAQGLEAENKLMKQEKLGYDCRYGELEQQLSSEAAEKNEERLLLAKHLSEKTKLYELTKQKLDNVQGDYEATQHKHATVVKELQRELQKYKKGIAEPKGGISYCSNCQQALNGGYPQEQQQQRTHSRTSSHGSVHNGSRRASESSESETVASSATAVPPPVSQQVDLQSVPSKKVLVERILRLQQATARQTERIEFLENHTAALVSEVQKKSKVVQHYMLRDQTAGALTSSKSDQNKSELVKYGNGIMAAIYGGSKGGESKGMSLELSLEINKKLQTVLEDTLLKNITLKENLDMLGLEVDNLTRKLRALEASK from the exons ATGGAATCAGCGCAGGCCCCCCCGCCGGCTGAGAAGAGGAGTGAAGAGAAGGTTTCTACGATGGATACTTCTCAGATAAACAACCATCCGGAGGGAGAAACAACAAACGACAGTGGAGAcgtggagcagcagcatctgGAATGCGATAAAATAGAGCAGACTGCTGAAAGAAAGCCAACAAAGGCGAAAGCGGATGACGAGAAACCAGTTGCGGGAGACGAACTTCTCGTTGAGCATTTGAAGGCAGCGGTGCTGCAACAaatgcctgtgcctgtgcagGATGAAGACCAATCGGGTGTCAGCATGCGCTTCAGAGACCTACAAGTCCAGGACCAGGAACAGAATCTCAAAAAGCTGCCACAGAACGAGATCCTATCCCATGTGCACTGTCTGGCCCAGTTGGAGGAGCAGCGTCGCAGCTATGAGCAGCAGATGGAGCAGCTGCGAACTTCCAATACCCAGAAGGACAACATGATGACGCTGCTGCAGCGCGAGAATGCCATCTTGGACAAGGAGAAGCAGGCCTTTCGCAAGGAAATGGATATGGCCAACAAGGAGAAGGAGACCACAGTCATTAAGTTTGCCATGAAGGAGAAACTACTCATCGATGCCAAAAAGGAGAAGGAGGCGGTGGATAAGCAGCTGGCGGATACCAAGAAAGAGGTGAAGAATGTTTCTACCCGATTCATGGCCATCCACGAGGAAAAGTCCAGAATGACGTACATCATAGATGAAAAG TGCAACGAAGTTAGGAAATATCAGCGCGAATGCGAAAAGTACAAAACGGAGATGAGCCACCTGGAGTCCAAGCTAAAGTATCACATGAACAAGCTGTCCATCGAAACGGAGGCCAAGGCG GCCCTGGAGCGCAAGCTGGAAGAGGAGCGAAATGCACCGAATAAGCTGGAGGAGAAGGCCAATG AGAAACTAAGGATGGAATTTGAAGCCAATACAATACTCTTGAAGCACGAGATCACAAGCAAGACTGAGGGCCTCGAAAAAGTCACCAAagagcagcaaaagcaaagtGAAGCCAACAaagagctgcagcagcagctacaagTGCTCGCCTTGGAG CATACTCAACTCACGGAAGAGTTTAATCGACTACGAGAGCAGCACCATGGAGTCGAGGCGGCCTACAGCGATGAGCTGCTCAATTCGGCCAAGCTACGGGGACAACTCGAGGAACTACAACTGCTGCGCACCCAAAAAACCAT AAATGAAGAAAAGCTGTCCGAACAGCAGGCGAGAGTGCAGCAACTGGAAGCAGAGGCTCAAGAAAACGAAGCAGATCTGAAACAATTGAAAATCAAGAAACAGGAACTGCTCACGATCAACAAGGAGATGAGCGAGCTGATCGTCTGCCTGCAAAACGACATTTGTCTGGCGGAATCAAAG GCTCAGGGTCTCGAAGCGGAGAACAAACTGATGAAGCAGGAGAAACTTGGCTACGACTGCAGATATGGGGaactggagcagcagctgagcTCCGAGGCTGCGGAAAAGAACGAGgagcggctgctgctggccaaaCATCTCTCCGAGAAGACCAAGCTATACGAGTTGACGAAGCAGAAGCTGGACAATGTCCAGGGCGACTACGAGGCCACCCAGCACAAGCATGCCACCGTCGTCAAAGAGCTCCAGAGGGAGCTGCAAAAGTACAAAAAGGGCATTGCCGAACCCAAGGGTGGCATTAGCTACTGCAGCAACTGCCAACAGGCCCTGAACGGGGGCTATccccaggagcagcagcagcagcgcaccCACAGTCGCACCAGCAGCCATGGCAGCGTGCATAACGGCAGCCGGCGGGCCAGCGAATCCTCAGAGTCGGAAACTGTGGCCAGCAGTGCGACCGCTGTGCCGCCGCCTGTGTCGCAACAAGTGGACCTGCAGTCGGTACCGTCCAAGAAGGTTCTCGTGGAGCGTATTCTCCGGCTGCAGCAGGCCACGGCTAGGCAAACGGAACGGATCGAGTTCCTGGAGAACCACACGGCCGCCCTGGTGTCCGAGGTGCAGAAAAAGTCCAAAGTCGTCCAGCACTACATGCTCAGGGACCAGACGGCGGGCGCCCTTACCAGCTCGAAGAGCGACCAGAACAAGAGCGAGCTCGTGAAGTACGGCAACGGCATAATGGCGGCCATCTACGGGGGCTCCAAGGGCGGCGAGAGCAAGGGCATGTCCCTGGAGCTGTCGCTGGAGATCAACAAGAAGCTACAGACCGTGCTAGAGGACACGCTGCTGAAGAACATTACGCTCAAGGAGAACCTCGACATGCTGGGCCTCGAGGTGGACAATCTGACGCGCAAGCTGCGTGCCCTAGAGGCCTCCAAATGA
- the LOC108152893 gene encoding uncharacterized protein LOC108152893, producing the protein MAQKVIKYIGRTTDFKGNTLWELVSNLPNWGVGRMVIRNMFQRYPEPCYMRILKVQAVDEQTDQIRKVRVTVEKTWRGVTQPKPVEIYSTSYKADYELVPQAEEAKFLSNQKKVAPVVLPTKIDLPPLLREYVKEETGEANPFMKVHFKKTPNKLARMAEAGEEPTLKVSMDLGQPKSVSSKLYEGLL; encoded by the coding sequence ATGGCTCAGAAAGTAATCAAATACATTGGCCGCACCACAGACTTTAAGGGAAACACGCTGTGGGAACTAGTGTCGAACCTCCCCAACTGGGGAGTCGGCCGCATGGTCATACGTAACATGTTCCAGCGCTACCCGGAGCCCTGCTACATGAGGATCCTCAAAGTGCAGGCGGTGGACGAGCAAACCGACCAGATCCGTAAGGTGCGCGTGACCGTGGAGAAGACCTGGCGCGGCGTCACGCAGCCGAAGCCCGTAGAGATCTACAGCACCAGCTACAAGGCGGACTACGAGCTGGTGCCGCAGGCGGAGGAGGCAAAGTTCCTTAGCAACCAGAAGAAAGTGGCGCCAGTCGTGCTGCCCACAAAGATCGacctgccgccgctgctgcgcGAGTACGTCAAAGAGGAGACGGGCGAGGCCAATCCCTTCATGAAAGTGCACTTCAAGAAGACCCCCAACAAGCTGGCGCGCATGGCCGAGGCGGGGGAGGAGCCCACCCTGAAGGTTAGCATGGATCTGGGCCAGCCAAAGTCCGTCAGCTCCAAGCTCTACGAGGGCCTGCTGTGA
- the LOC108165380 gene encoding uncharacterized protein CG45076 has product MYVKGLRFQLCQMVIVMLFAEALGRLHKRNGYHYRPQQPPPLPQQHHQNGYYESLHPAVEPPEPDHSSPQHISSQHSTTQHNSPKSYYSQSSGSSSSSSNKGNHGYSIGSGLRSIAQGSADQAHSAVSNQHAAAKQAAYIAQNTLAQAASQASATAQAALAGKEVVLQELEQQAAEAQRALSRELEQLKAAKISSRLAQQTAQAAHHHISVLTAAVNNAKSVAEQAEQTASEVSNQLASQSTMVGQAKNRLEQVEEQLQQARVDYAATKESALKAASSAAAAQVNASKAAQHATIGLHESTNQSGHPLEGHEGHELAEESYDEHIDTSGVGHTASGDEHTRNVYAQ; this is encoded by the exons ATGTACGTCAAAGGATTACGGTTCCAGCTCTGCCAGATGGTGATAG TGATGCTCTTCGCCGAAGCCTTGGGTCGCCTGCACAAGAGGAATGGCTACCACTATCGACCCCAGCAGCCGCCGCCGTTGCCGCAGCAGCACCATCAGAATGGATACTATGAATCCCTGCATCCGGCAGTGGAACCTCCAGAGCCAGATCACAGTAGTCCCCAGCACATCAGTTCCCAGCATAGTACTACCCAGCACAATAGTCCCAAGAGCTACTACAGCCAGTCGTcggggagcagcagcagcagtagcaatAAGGGGAATCATGGCTACAGCATTGGCAGCGGACTGCGTTCCATAGCCCAGGGATCAGCGGATCAGGCGCACAGCGCCGTGTCCAACCAGCATGCGGCGGCCAAGCAGGCGGCATACATTGCACAGAACACCCTCGCGCAAGCGGCATCCCAGGCATCGGCCACGGCCCAGGCTGCGCTTGCGGGGAAGGAGGTGGTGctgcaggaattggagcagcaGGCGGCCGAGGCACAGCGGGCGCTCTCCCGCGAGCTGGAGCAGCTGAAGGCGGCGAAGATCTCCTCAAGACTGGCCCAGCAGACGGCGCAGGCGGCTCATCATCACATCTCCGTCCTGACGGCGGCTGTAAACAATGCCAAATCCGTGGCCGAGCAGGCGGAGCAAACTGCTAGCGAGGTGTCCAACCAACTGGCCTCCCAGTCCACAATGGTGGGCCAAGCCAAGAACCGCCTCGAACAAGTGgaggagcagctgcagcaggcgCGTGTGGATTACGCGGCCACCAAAGAGTCGGCCCTGAAAGCAGCCTCTTCGGCGGCTGCAGCTCAGGTGAATGCCTCCAAGGCGGCGCAACATGCGACCATTGGTCTGCACGAGAGCACGAATCAGTCGGGGCACCCCCTTGAGGGGCACGAGGGGCATGAATTGGCAGAGGAATCGTACGATGAGCACATTGACACCAGCGGCGTGGGCCACACGGCGTCAGGTGACGAGCACACGCGCAATGTGTACGCCCAGTGA